The following proteins are co-located in the Pedobacter frigiditerrae genome:
- a CDS encoding DUF1343 domain-containing protein, with protein sequence MMRLTSILFLTFLAISNINCTAQMASSKQSTANKSRIITGADQTEKYLPYLKGKRIGMVANQSSLIGKKSSIDSLISLGVKIVKVFGPEHGFRGNASNGAVVNNEVDAKTGIPIISLYGKNEKPTKEQLADIDLMVFDIQDVGCRYYTNINTLEYVMEACAENSKELLILDRPNPNAYVVDGPVMTDDKFKSAIGIHYTPMTHGMTIGEFAQYLNGEGYLKEKCKIKIIKVANWDHDTPYVLPINPSPNLNTQQAVELFPSLCMFEGTAINEGRGTYMPFTILGAPALKGKYSFSYKPVSIPGMSERPNQKDSVCYGLDLRNYDINNLRKSRQLNLTWVIELYKAYPDKTNFFGKERANTGVSPFDLRIGTDQLRKQIIAGVSEADIRKSWEPGLQKFKAIRAKYLIYP encoded by the coding sequence ATGATGAGACTTACATCTATACTTTTTTTAACCTTTCTGGCTATCAGCAACATTAATTGTACTGCACAAATGGCGTCGTCAAAACAAAGTACAGCTAATAAGTCAAGAATTATTACGGGTGCCGACCAGACCGAAAAATACCTGCCTTACCTAAAAGGAAAACGAATTGGTATGGTTGCCAATCAGAGTTCGTTAATTGGCAAAAAAAGCAGCATAGACAGTTTAATAAGCCTTGGCGTTAAAATTGTAAAAGTCTTTGGCCCTGAGCATGGATTTAGAGGCAATGCCAGTAATGGAGCTGTAGTGAACAATGAGGTAGATGCAAAGACTGGCATTCCGATTATCTCATTATATGGCAAAAACGAGAAACCAACAAAAGAACAGTTGGCAGATATAGATTTGATGGTGTTTGACATTCAGGATGTGGGTTGCCGCTACTATACCAATATCAATACGCTTGAATATGTGATGGAAGCCTGTGCAGAAAACAGTAAAGAATTACTAATTCTTGATAGGCCAAATCCTAATGCCTATGTAGTAGATGGACCAGTAATGACAGATGATAAGTTTAAATCGGCCATAGGGATTCATTATACACCGATGACGCATGGAATGACTATTGGCGAATTTGCGCAATACCTTAACGGCGAGGGCTACTTAAAGGAAAAATGCAAAATTAAGATCATCAAAGTGGCCAATTGGGACCATGATACGCCTTATGTTTTACCAATCAATCCATCACCAAATTTAAATACGCAACAAGCAGTTGAGCTTTTCCCTAGTTTATGTATGTTTGAAGGAACAGCAATTAATGAAGGCAGGGGAACTTATATGCCGTTTACCATATTAGGTGCACCTGCACTAAAAGGCAAATATTCTTTCTCTTACAAACCAGTAAGTATCCCTGGTATGAGCGAAAGACCAAATCAAAAGGACTCAGTTTGTTACGGTCTCGATCTTCGTAATTATGATATCAACAATTTACGCAAGAGCCGTCAGCTTAATTTAACATGGGTAATTGAACTCTACAAAGCTTATCCTGATAAGACAAACTTTTTTGGCAAGGAAAGAGCGAATACAGGTGTATCTCCCTTTGATTTGCGTATAGGCACTGATCAATTAAGGAAACAAATTATAGCTGGGGTATCTGAAGCAGATATTAGAAAAAGTTGGGAACCTGGACTGCAAAAATTTAAAGCTATACGAGCGAAGTATCTGATTTATCCTTAG
- a CDS encoding HRDC domain-containing protein — protein MTLDPLHKLIIDFIEKTNKPIFMTGKAGTGKTTFLRYIRSNTKKNLVVVAPTAVAAINAGGVTIHSFFQVPFGPILPTPFANAFNEFSGKSFGPEKSKIIKCLDLLIIDEISMVRADTIDYIDRVLRFVKGDSRPFGGVQLLMIGDLYQLPPVFQKDWHLLGKFYKGPYFFDSLIFKEFPLLTFELTKVHRQSDPVFIEILNEIRNGAISEDLLQKLNEHYNNNPANHDLADHVTLTTHNPLVKQLNEQRLAELVGTTHRFQAKITGDFPKEAYPTEEELVLKEGAMVMFIKNDSSGKKQFYNGRTAKVQSINGERINLTFLDDGSSFEANQEVWENNKYTLSESDQKVKQNSAGSFTQFPLRLAWAITIHKSQGLTFDKAVIDVGAAFAHGQTYVALSRCRNLEGLILKEKVQLKNIITDASVKAFMQKAQTSLPSQQTLDNALFVLDIETLQQSFDFAPTMTALHHLKGVIIELMPNDPLITERLSHIQQMLEKKIYSIAVRFIQKELSVKHVVLLEIKARLEKAAGYFLPNLISLHSDITDLHLTLNGVAFHPDYFSTLNQLLEQLEAKSEVFELLPTITNFVEIDKVMSSKATKYKPIDDWKQSQANTAAVIENPALYAQLLEWRKQTAEIKKLIGYHIISDQAMVDISAKLPKTLTQLSKIKNVGEGKTAAYGDQILRLIRQYLGESELLF, from the coding sequence ATGACACTGGATCCCCTTCATAAATTAATCATCGACTTTATAGAAAAAACGAATAAGCCGATATTCATGACAGGTAAGGCAGGTACAGGCAAGACTACCTTTTTGCGTTACATTAGATCGAATACCAAAAAGAATTTAGTGGTAGTGGCACCTACAGCAGTAGCAGCCATTAACGCAGGAGGTGTAACTATTCACTCCTTTTTTCAGGTTCCTTTTGGCCCTATTTTACCAACGCCATTTGCAAATGCATTTAATGAATTCTCAGGCAAAAGTTTTGGTCCTGAAAAATCAAAAATCATCAAATGTTTGGATCTACTTATCATAGATGAAATCAGTATGGTAAGGGCAGATACAATAGATTATATTGATAGAGTATTGAGATTTGTAAAAGGGGACAGTAGACCTTTTGGTGGTGTACAATTGTTAATGATTGGCGACTTGTATCAGTTGCCTCCGGTTTTTCAAAAAGACTGGCATCTATTGGGCAAATTCTATAAAGGCCCCTATTTCTTCGATAGCCTGATTTTTAAGGAATTTCCATTATTAACTTTTGAACTAACGAAGGTGCATAGGCAAAGTGACCCTGTATTTATCGAGATATTAAACGAAATACGGAATGGTGCTATCAGCGAAGACTTGTTGCAAAAGCTAAACGAACATTACAACAATAACCCAGCTAACCATGATTTGGCAGACCATGTTACTTTAACTACACACAACCCCTTAGTTAAACAGCTAAACGAGCAAAGGTTAGCAGAGCTAGTGGGCACTACACACAGGTTCCAAGCTAAAATTACTGGCGATTTCCCAAAAGAAGCCTACCCAACAGAAGAGGAACTTGTGCTTAAGGAAGGCGCAATGGTCATGTTCATTAAAAATGACAGTTCTGGAAAGAAACAATTTTACAATGGCAGGACTGCTAAAGTACAAAGCATTAATGGAGAGCGAATTAATCTAACTTTTTTAGATGATGGCTCGAGCTTTGAGGCCAATCAAGAAGTTTGGGAAAACAACAAATATACCCTTTCAGAAAGTGATCAAAAAGTAAAACAAAACAGTGCGGGTTCTTTTACCCAATTCCCTTTAAGGTTGGCTTGGGCAATCACTATTCATAAAAGTCAGGGATTAACATTTGACAAAGCAGTTATTGACGTGGGTGCCGCCTTTGCTCACGGACAAACTTATGTAGCGCTTAGTCGTTGCAGAAACCTTGAAGGTTTGATCTTGAAAGAAAAAGTGCAGCTTAAAAACATCATTACCGATGCTTCGGTTAAAGCTTTCATGCAAAAGGCACAAACATCATTGCCTAGTCAACAAACACTAGATAATGCCTTATTTGTTTTAGATATTGAAACCTTACAGCAAAGTTTCGACTTCGCCCCGACAATGACCGCTTTGCATCATTTGAAGGGAGTGATCATTGAGTTAATGCCAAATGACCCATTGATAACAGAAAGACTAAGTCATATCCAGCAAATGCTAGAAAAGAAAATCTATAGTATTGCGGTTCGTTTTATCCAGAAAGAATTGAGTGTTAAACACGTTGTGCTCCTTGAAATTAAGGCTAGATTAGAAAAAGCAGCTGGTTATTTCCTGCCCAACCTAATTAGCCTACATTCAGACATCACTGATTTGCACCTAACGTTAAATGGAGTAGCATTTCATCCAGACTATTTTTCTACGTTAAACCAATTACTAGAACAATTAGAAGCAAAAAGCGAAGTGTTTGAGCTGTTGCCCACCATTACTAATTTTGTTGAAATAGATAAAGTAATGAGCAGTAAGGCCACAAAGTATAAACCCATCGACGACTGGAAACAAAGTCAGGCAAATACAGCAGCAGTAATTGAAAACCCTGCGCTTTATGCTCAACTATTGGAATGGCGAAAACAAACAGCAGAAATAAAAAAATTGATTGGTTACCACATTATTTCTGATCAGGCGATGGTCGATATCTCTGCAAAGCTACCCAAAACACTCACACAGCTTTCTAAAATTAAAAATGTAGGCGAGGGAAAAACCGCAGCCTATGGCGATCAAATCTTAAGGCTCATCCGCCAGTATTTGGGTGAGAGTGAGCTTTTGTTTTGA
- a CDS encoding retropepsin-like aspartic protease, giving the protein MLKIKKTMLFCIVMLFLLPKTYGQTPVAIIPFEPYNESIVLHVKLNNNPRILRLLFDTGADGMAVTQALADTLGLKVSRQQNTSVVGGSMQISISAGNEVHLDGFTLKNQSIALFKDMGKELDGIIGNTMTRQYITKIDFDKKELSLYNFDNYNYEKGGTIVPITITGVFIIPGQVAINVDKPYIGNFVFDTGAAYNLICFRPFVKQNRLLVSGFKQEYQASTTSMGISSPTFNGKAASFSFANAKPIINMPVTLMAGGGQNENWKPGFDGSIGMRLIYRYNFTINLQKKEIYLTPNKNATHPLDFILGGYVFGFNLKGELAMQNSTTHHPDQKIKTNAIIKSINGVTDQSMLKNPDGLKRLLAAPAGTKMTIEYQEDGKLLKENIVIR; this is encoded by the coding sequence ATGTTAAAAATTAAAAAAACAATGCTTTTTTGCATTGTCATGCTATTCCTTTTGCCTAAAACTTACGGGCAAACACCCGTTGCCATTATTCCTTTCGAGCCTTATAACGAGTCTATCGTTTTACATGTTAAACTAAACAATAATCCAAGGATATTGCGCCTATTGTTTGATACTGGTGCCGATGGCATGGCAGTTACCCAGGCATTGGCCGATACCTTGGGCTTAAAGGTAAGCAGACAACAAAACACGTCTGTGGTGGGTGGCAGCATGCAAATCTCCATCTCTGCTGGCAATGAAGTACACCTCGATGGCTTCACTTTAAAAAACCAAAGCATTGCCTTGTTTAAAGATATGGGTAAGGAATTAGATGGTATCATCGGCAATACCATGACCAGGCAATATATCACCAAAATAGATTTCGACAAGAAAGAATTGAGCTTGTACAATTTCGATAATTATAATTACGAAAAAGGCGGTACTATCGTACCCATTACCATAACAGGGGTATTTATCATTCCCGGTCAAGTAGCCATTAATGTAGACAAACCTTATATTGGTAATTTTGTGTTTGATACTGGCGCAGCTTACAACCTGATCTGTTTCAGGCCTTTTGTAAAACAAAATCGTTTGTTGGTGAGTGGCTTTAAACAAGAATACCAAGCCAGCACCACCAGCATGGGCATCTCCTCACCTACCTTTAATGGCAAGGCCGCAAGCTTTTCTTTTGCAAATGCCAAACCCATTATAAACATGCCGGTAACCCTAATGGCTGGTGGCGGACAAAACGAAAACTGGAAACCAGGCTTTGATGGCTCCATAGGGATGCGTTTAATTTATCGTTATAATTTCACCATTAACCTTCAAAAAAAGGAAATCTACCTTACACCAAATAAAAACGCCACACATCCCTTAGATTTTATATTGGGCGGTTATGTTTTTGGCTTTAACCTCAAAGGAGAATTGGCCATGCAAAACTCAACTACGCATCATCCAGATCAAAAAATAAAAACAAATGCCATCATTAAAAGCATCAATGGCGTAACAGATCAAAGCATGCTTAAAAATCCAGATGGCTTAAAACGTTTATTGGCTGCTCCTGCCGGGACAAAAATGACCATCGAATATCAAGAAGACGGCAAGTTATTAAAAGAAAACATTGTCATCCGATGA